The segment CTTCTTCAATATAAGCTAACAATGCATCCGATTTTGTTTTCGGTAAATCAAAAGCATGTACTGCCTCTTCAAATCCTACAAAATTGCGCCCAACGAGCAATTCATTTAACTTTCCTGCTTGTTCCGCGCTTTCCGTATAATCTTGTAAAATACAGCTTAATACGCCTGCATGCCCAATCGTTACTTTAAACGAAGTAATACCGAGTGCCTTTATTAAATCAATGGCTGTCATAATGACTTCTGCATCTGCATAAACCGACTGATCCCCAATTAATTCGATTCCCATTTGGTCAAACTCTGCTGGTCGTCCGCCTTCTTGCTGTTGTGCCCGGAATACGTTCGAAAAATAAGCTAAGCGTTGTGGAATTTTTTCCTTTAATAATTTCGACGTCGTCACACGTGCAATTGGTGTTGTCATATCTGGGCGAAGTACGAGTGTATTGCCTTGACTATCGACCAATTTGAATAATGATGCATCGGATATCGCAGACGCTTTTCCTACTGTATCGAAATATTCGACGGTTGGTGTTTTTATAAATTCGTAGCCGCGCGCTCTCAAAAGATTGCGTCCCGTAGATCGAATCAACTCTAATTTTTCATATATTTGTGGAAATGTATCGCGCATCCCAAGCGGCTTTTCAAACATTTTTATCGATGACATTTTGACACATCCTAAGCTATTATCTTTTTCTTAACCTTTTTATATAAATCCTCTAGTACACTTCACCATGCTAGAGTGTTAAATAACTAGTGTATGAAAGTATTTTACTGCTAGTTCTACATATAGTCAACATATTCACAAAATTTTCATTATTTAAATTTTCTGATATATCTTTTTATTATACCTTAATCGTTACTATATGAGTACGGATTGTTTAAGTGAATCGTGTGGCGATCCGTAGATATTTCCTTTCTATATAAGTTAAACAAAAGATTCTATCCTTATGATGTAAATATTTTAATAA is part of the Solibacillus sp. FSL K6-1523 genome and harbors:
- a CDS encoding ATP phosphoribosyltransferase regulatory subunit; this translates as MSSIKMFEKPLGMRDTFPQIYEKLELIRSTGRNLLRARGYEFIKTPTVEYFDTVGKASAISDASLFKLVDSQGNTLVLRPDMTTPIARVTTSKLLKEKIPQRLAYFSNVFRAQQQEGGRPAEFDQMGIELIGDQSVYADAEVIMTAIDLIKALGITSFKVTIGHAGVLSCILQDYTESAEQAGKLNELLVGRNFVGFEEAVHAFDLPKTKSDALLAYIEEAISLPSMETIERYVRKNDALEYMQKLSRILAQAGYEQYIAFDFTLSSHMSYYTGMLFEIFAAGSGFPLGNGGRYDGLLEHFGSNVGATGFGLRVDRLYEVMPKIEVENNHVLVLFAADRFTEALIQANFLREQGKQVTLQAYEGIIDVEALKVQFEVVNEFQSREV